Proteins from one Cicer arietinum cultivar CDC Frontier isolate Library 1 chromosome 3, Cicar.CDCFrontier_v2.0, whole genome shotgun sequence genomic window:
- the LOC101508107 gene encoding 65-kDa microtubule-associated protein 9-like yields the protein MFSKRSSQFPNQETKCDLLLKELQVIWDELGESDSQKDAMVLEIEQMCLELYKKKVDEAKLYRAQLQHEIADYEVEIADICTAIGEQPLHFEPKSCGNLKKKREGVVSQLEELRKLKTERKMEFLEVLYQLQNISSELHGSVGEHAYLDEKNLSFKKLEELKRQLLQYQNEKASRLKQVSDQLDTLSSFCSVLGLDVKDKICEICPTMTSTVAKDLSDQALKSLTSEVQNLRGVKMQRMQKLQSFTTSLLEMWNLMDTPLEEQQKFHNMTSKIAALESEFTEPNMLSMDNIIYVEREVKRLEQLKSTKIKELVQRKKLELEEISESTHLTAQTIFPSGQSIESLDSESANHEHLLEQIDYQISKTKEEALSRKEILEKVEKWFSAIQEESWLEEYNRDDNRYNAGRGAHLALKRAEKARVLSSKIPGMTEALISKVAAWEKERGFEFLYDGTRLLSMLEDYNTIRQEKENEKQKQKEQKRQKAQLMAEHETLFGSKSSPCKSGIKASRCSTAGVTNTRKFSAGGAMLQDLRQTTLIQQSNKKGKGTPKVFDHSVKKTAQSAEKGIGIQSPLTRKPLSPVNSKVLYKANITNFQEPRKIQNVVKKPMHQKDEMLTGTPPPSKPFIVGDEENRTPKNMGLPVPTTPLTFPMLTAATPDNLISKASAKTAQSSEYSVEELRADFVLPKTDA from the exons ATGTTCAGCAAACGTAGCAGTCAGTTTCCTAATCAAGAAACAAAGTGTGATTTGTTGCTAAAAGAACTTCAG GTAATATGGGATGAACTTGGAGAATCTGATTCTCAAAAGGATGCAATGGTGCTTGAAATAGAACAGATGTGTCTGGAGTTGTATAAGAAAAAAGTGGATGAAGCTAAACTGTATAGAGcacaacttcaacatgaaaTTGCTGATTATGAAGTAGAAATTGCTGACATCTGTACTGCAATCGGCGAACAACCACTACAT TTTGAGCCTAAGTCTTGTGGAAACTTGAAGAAAAAACGTGAAGGTGTTGTTTCACAACTTGAGGAGTTGCGCAAGTTGAAAACTGAAAGGAAGATGGAGTTTTTGGAAGTTTTATATCAGTTGCAGAATATTTCCAGTGAGCTGCATGGCAGTGTGGGAGAGCATGCATATCTAGATGAGAAGAActtatcttttaaaaaactaGAAGAATTAAAGAGGCAGTTACTTCAATATCAAAATGAAAAG GCTAGTCGACTGAAACAGGTATCTGACCAACTGGACACTCTTAGTTCATTTTGCTCGGTGCTTGGACTGGATGTCAAAGACAAAATTTGTGAGATTTGCCCCACTATGACTTCTACTGTTGCAAAAGATTTAAGTGACCAGGCATTAAAGAGTTTGACTTCTGAAGTACAGAATTTGCGAGGGGTTAAAATGCAGAGAATGCAGAAG CTTCAAAGTTTTACTACTTCATTATTAGAGATGTGGAATTTGATGGATACCCCACTTGAGGAACAACAGAAATTTCACAACATGACAAGTAAAATTGCTGCTTTGGAATCTGAATTTACTGAGCCTAACATGCTGTCAATGGACAACATCATCTAC GTTGAGAGAGAAGTTAAAAGGCTTGAACaactcaaatcaaccaaaattaaAGAACTTGTACAGCGAAAGAAGTTGGAGTTGGAGGAAATATCCGAAAGTACACATTTGACTGCACAAACGATTTTTCCTAGTGGACAGTCAATTGAATCATTAGACTCTG AATCTGCAAACCATGAACACCTGTTAGAACAAATTGATTACCAAATTTCAAAGACAAAAGAAGAAGCTCTTAGCAGGAAAGAAATCCTTGAAAAGGTTGAGAAGTGGTTTTCTGCTATTCAAGAAGAAAGCTGGCTTGAGGAGTACAACAGG GATGATAATCGATATAATGCTGGAAGAGGTGCACATCTTGCTTTGAAACGTGCTGAGAAGGCCCGTGTTTTATCAAGCAAAATTCCTG GGATGACTGAGGCATTAATTTCAAAAGTTGCAGCATGGGAAAAAGAAAGGGGATTCGAGTTTTTATATGATGGA ACCCGGCTGCTTTCCATGCTTGAAGATTACAACACCATAAGGCAGgagaaagagaatgaaaagcAAAAGCAGAAG GAACAAAAAAGACAAAAGGCACAACTGATGGCAGAGCATGAAACACTTTTCGGGTCAAAATCCAGCCCATGTAAAAGTGGGATAAAGGCTTCCAGATGTTCAACAGCAGGAGTTACAAATACCAGAAAATTTTCTGCTGGTGGAGCAATGCTTCAGGATCTAAGACAAACAACTCTTATTCAGCAATCTAATAAAAAAG GAAAGGGCACCCCTAAGGTTTTTGATCATTCAGTGAAGAAGACTGCACAAAGTGCAGAAAAGGGAATTGGAATTCAGTCACCATTAACTAGGAAACCCCTCTCTCCTGTTAATTCAAAAGTCCTATATAAAGCCAATATAACAAATTTTCAAGAGCCTAGAAAAATACAGAATGTTGTAAAGAAACCAATGCATCAAAAAGACGAAATGCTAACAGGGACTCCTCCACCTTCCAAGCCATTTATTGTTGGAGATGAAGAGAACAGGACCCCAAAAAATATGGGACTTCCTGTGCCAACCACTCCTTTAACTTTCCCTATGTTGACTGCTGCTACACCAGACAATCTTATTTCTAAGGCTTCTGCAAAGACTGCTCAATCATCTGAGTATTCAGTTGAGGAGTTGAGAGCTGATTTTGTCCTACCTAAGACTGATGCTTGA
- the LOC101508422 gene encoding LOW QUALITY PROTEIN: LOB domain-containing protein 19 (The sequence of the model RefSeq protein was modified relative to this genomic sequence to represent the inferred CDS: deleted 1 base in 1 codon) — protein MRGGDKKICKILEREREMEFECGRSGGPCGACKFLRRKCVKDSCIFAPYFESSVEGTAHFAAIHKVFGASNASKLLMQIPLHKRLDAVLSLCYEALARVTDPVYGCVAHIFALQQQVVKLQAELAHAQARLSILKRISIDPQFQHPQSSSLSPNQHSSLLDHRHHHVSSNNEINDYMSMHFDNHHPTPFDITNLLNPSSSYSYHQQLHDQEVLAQLF, from the exons ATGAGAGGGGGAGACAAGAAAATCTGTAAGAtcttagagagagagagagagatggaATTTGAATGTGGTAGAAGTGGTGGACCTTGTGGTGCGTGCAAGTTTCTGAGAAGAAAGTGTGTGAAAGATAGTTGCATATTTGCACCCTATTTTGAGTCATCAGTTGAAGGAACTGCTCATTTTGCTGCTATTCACAAAGTGTTTGGTGCAAGCAATGCATCTAAGCTACTCATGCAAATTCCACTTCATAAACGTCTTGATGCTGTTCTTTCTCTCTGTTATGAGGCTCTTGCTAGGGTTACTGACCCTGTTTATGGCTGTGTTGCTCATATCTTCGCTCTTCAACAACAG gTTGTGAAGTTGCAAGCAGAGTTAGCCCATGCACAAGCTCGTCTTTCCATATTGAAACGCATCTCTATAGATCCTCAATTTCAACACCCTCAAAGCTCTTCATTATCTCCAAATCAACATTCCTCTTTATTAGATCATCGCCATCATCATGTGTCATCAAACAATGAAATTAATGATTACATGTCCATGCACTTTGATAATCATCATCCAACACCTTTTGATATAACCAACTTGCTCAATCCATCATCC AGCTATTCTTACCATCAACAACTCCATGACCAAGAAGTTTTGGctcaattattttaa